From Alligator mississippiensis isolate rAllMis1 chromosome 1, rAllMis1, whole genome shotgun sequence:
AATTCAGAAGGAGCAagtgcaaaatccacaaaataactgcatgcacaaatacagactgggaaatgattggctaggacaggggtaggcaaaccTCTGGTACACATGCTAgtgtgtggcatgtgaaggcattttgcttggcacttatgcctcagggaaggggctggggctgtgatgCCACAGTAAGAATTGGACCCCTTGTGGCTCCCTCACCATCTGCCCCGGCACGCCAACATCCTATAAGTccaggttgtgggtgtttttgtgACACTGCCTAAAAATGTTGCcaagccctgggctaggctgaaGTACCTCAGAGAGAGACCTTGGTAACAGTAGACCATCTTAAGCTGAATTCTGGCCAACACTATGATTTTTTTGTTATAAAAAAGGCCAAGAATATACGACGCTTTATGAACAGAACTGTTGCCgtcaaatcaagggaagtaattcttttGCTGTATTTACAACtagtgaggccttacctggagtactaaGTCCAGTTTAAGGCCcaacacttcaggaaggatgtagacaatttggagagagtccagcacagagcagcaaaaatgattagaggtctagaacacatgatttatgaggaaaggctgagagaactaggattatttactCTAGAGCATTCATGCTCAATCTTTCTTCCCAAGGGCCAGGTCAGTGGCATGGGGCCAAACTGTGGGCCATATTGGATGGGGTGGATGGGGATTGGCCAATCCATCCAATATGCATGGGTTGGCCAATCCCATCCGCGCACTATGTACCATGTTTGGGTCCCAGTGACTCAGTGCCGCCCCATCAAGCCCTACACTTTAGGATCAGGCaccagatccagtgcacagggcccgGGGCTTGGTACaggtccagagatttggcagcaggagagcaggccACTGCTtatctgccaccaaatttccagatttgtagggagccctgcaggctggatcgggcctgagggccacaggtttagcacccctggtctaaagaAGAATAGGCTAAGTGGGGATTTGGTAAGTCTTCAAATAGCTGAAGggtgattatcagggatcctagttttctatttgccatggaaaactatggaaaaatgcagaatccacatttttctgtgacctGCTAAAAACGTGGCAGTGTCCCATGGTGAACCCATTTCTGCTGTCTCATttttgccatggtttttgcctttCAGGACTAGGGAAGTAAAATCTCTATTCCAATGTGTAGCTCAGTGGAGCTCTATACCCTGAATTTGGTTGTTTCTGCCTCTGAATTCTTGGCCCCTCTGGGAGTCCCATAGACCCAATGACACAGTTACAGCACTCACTCAGGAAGTAACAGATCTGGGGTTTAGGCCTTCTTCAGCCTAGGAGTTTCAAATCTATATTTATCATTCCCCAGGAGGATATCCTCACTACTTGGTTATAGATAAGGCTGGCATGGGTCGCTCCAGACCTGTTGAAGCTGGGCCCTTGTAGGCAAAGGTGTACATGAAACACAGATGATACTGTAGCTTAGTGAAGTGGGCACTTCCTTGAAACACATTATCTAAATATTGTTTTCAGGTCTCGTGATGGTGTTAAGCTGTTTTTCTTTGCACTTTTTATAAGTTGATATTGATAGGGAATCTCACTTTTCCTAATGGACTTTCTAGGATCAGGGCCATCAGCCTGTGGCCTCTGGGCTATATCCAGCCCTCAGAGGTCTGATCCAGCACCAGAGAATTAGTCTCGGGGAGCTGCGCTGCATTGGCCCTCTGTTCCTCAGTCCTTTTGTCCATTGTTCAACCTGCTGCTTTGCAGTCTCTGAGCttctctgttgctgcagaggggctgggaaattggcAGCCAGCTGCTAGGGGGCTGGGATTCCAGTTCCCAGTGACTAGCCAGGTCATAAGCTCCAGCCCTCACCAGCAAAAGGCTGCCCACTCCTGACCTCAGATAATACTGTTTGTACTTTTCTGGAAGCACTTAATCCAGTACTAATATTTTTCTGATTGTTTTGGGACTattgtgattttgtttttaaagccaCTGTTCCCAAAGAAAAGCGATTAGGTGAGACTCTCAGCTTTTCACGTTGAGAATGTTTATAGATCCTGAGGAAGGCATGAAAATGTGACTTCAGTGCAACTTAAAGCtcaaaaaacaccaaacaaaaatAATGCAACGTATTTTAAAAACCTTGTAAGTAAACCAGTCTTATGGCTTCACAGTGTCTGGAGTTCACAGTATAATCAACActtgccagcagcactggcaaggcaTCATGCCACCGTGTGTTTGTATCACAGTCTGTTTATACTTCCTGGAGAGCTGCTTGTTTTCCAAGAGGACAAGTAAAGGTGactttttcccttctctctttgctgctctttttttggtttttgtttttgtggggtttttttggtggttttttttggGTGGTGGGTGGCAATAATTTTCAGAAACAGCTGAGATTTCCCTTCACAATCCCCTAGCTGCTAGGAAGAGCAGATGTGACTCTTGGAGTGTGGCATGTATAACAGGCAGAGTGAAAAGGAATTCTGGGGTTGGGCAAAGTAAATgacactgcagagctgctttAAAAGTCTGCTTGGCAAAATGGTAGGCATCAGTATTTCAGACACCTAACTTCTGTCATCTGCAGCATGGACAACACCAGCAACATAGAGTTTTGCAGGGGTTTCTTTTCCTATACTTGACTGCAAGTCTGAACTTTTCTTTTGAAGTTTGAACATAGTCTTGAGTATTGCTTACATTCATTTCAATATTGTCTATTATTCCTCCTTGCTCCTCCACCAGAAGTGAAATCTGGATAAAGAGTTCTTTTAGGTCTTTGATCTCATTCTCTAGATTGACCAGTTCTTTGTGCCTTTGTTCAATCTCAGATAACTGAGCTCTAGTGATTTTGACTTCAGTGAGCAGGTTTTCATTGAAAACCTCCCATTTTCCTTGCTGAAGCATTTCATTGACTTCTTCTTCAGATATTTCTTTGCCGGCTACTTCAAGCTGACGGATAATAAAAGTCTTGCATTTTTCCTGCTTAGCTATTATAACATCATTGTACAAATGCATGGTTTTCTGGAAACGCTGGAATAGGAAAGCATGCTGTGATGTAAGAATTCTTGCAATAGCAGAAGATGGCCCATGCTCTCTTTCAGCCTTCTTCACGATTTTTGACAGTTCCTctaagtttttatttatttgctctGCTTGAATTTTTATTTCTCTGGTAATGTTAGACTCCCTTTTAAGAACACTGAACCTTCTCATTGAAGACACAAGGCTTTTCTGTTGCTGACCAAACTTTTGAACCTCCTCTGCTAGGTTACTAATGTCATCCTGCAGCTTTTGGATTTCATGTAAGTGCCTCTCTGTTAGGGGCTCTTTCTCATAAAtaactgcttgctgctcaagctctccttgTTCCTCTTTTCCCCCAGGTACACGGCTCTTCTCTTCATCTAGCTGCAGTTCTTTTGTTCTCAGTTTAAGCTCTTGAAGACGGtctgccatttttttccccaccccctgtgacTGAGTAGTGAACAAACTCTGGTACCAGTTCTTGTCAGCCGATGTCACTGTATTCCTaatgataaaaaaatatatattaatgctGCTTTTTAGCAACTATCTATATACATCTTTAACTATACAACATGTGGAAAGACGAAAATACAGAGAGGCTGCTATAGTATGTGCAAACTAATGTCCCAAAATGGTGTTTCTGTATACTTTTGAATGATATCTCTTCTAACTTCCACTGCCAGAATAAGTACCAGTAAAAGTTTTAaaatctttcttcttcttttttttttgtgcaaggtGTTTATTTGGATTACCTGCGTGACATACTTTTTAGGTCTGTTACTTGCAATTTACAACCAAACTGGCACCGTTAAAAACTTTCTATCATACCATGTCATATTTTTCTATATTGCTCTGTGCGGGTTTTTTAAGTGGGAAATGGGTTTAATTTAGCTCTAACAAAgcaattctgcattttttttttttttaaattccaagcACAAAAACCTTTCACTAATATTTCATATTATTGTAATAGATCCATAAGAAAATGCATACAAGGATTATAAATATAAGAGTTATATGTGACTTAAGTGCAATAGATCAATGAAACAAGATTTCCATGCAAATCTGAGGAACATACCTTTCACACAGCATACGATACAACTTCAGTTTGTCCTAGGCAGATTTTGTGCGTAATCATTCTTAACTCTCAATTTTGTTTTTCAACATAGGCTATTTCATTGGAAATTCAAGGAGCTTACTTTTGTAGATTGCTCCGTTTCTAAAACTTGAACTCTGCAGCCTGTGACAGTGCATGTTCATACTGTTTATCTTGCATGGCTGATGACTGCTGCACTTCTGTTGTCGGTCATCTTGAACTTCAACAGTGCCCAGGGAAGATTTTCATTCTGTTGTATGAACAGGTCAATGGTGGAACAAACAgtcctgaaaaataaaaatgttgtaaTGGCTCCCCTTTGTATTGGCAATTAAatagctcctgcagctggtgagtccTGTAGCTGATATGGGacttgcagctgtggcagcatctTACAGCTGGGACTGATAatcctgcagctgcaggactctgtcCTGGTGGCACTACACAACTGCCAAGACCAGTAGTCTAGCAGTTTCAGGACTGTGTCCCAGTGGCTGTGAGGTGCTGCCAGGAAGGAAGAGTCCATGGCTgtgggatctcccagccccaactgtgcatggtgcacccctgtgatGGGGAGCCCAGGCAGCTGATAGGACTCCCAGTTGCAGGggcagaccctgctacatgtgtaaATTAAATCTTGAAAGCAACCAGCTATAagagttagtacacattttcaaggtctaactttatagctgtttggaCCGTTTTATGGAGTcataggtactttgcatgtgtagctggtctcagttaattgcacaatacctgcaATGTGTTGAGGTGGCCTCATACATGCATGCAAGAGAGGTAGCAGAGCAACAGGTTACAAGGGATGGATTGTTTTTGCTTTACATTTTTCTATGTAAAACCCCTTTTGTTATGGTTTATTCACCTTGGGTTCCGTCGGCAAAGAGCTGCGTGCAGTTAAGAACATGAACCTTAACATTGGAAGTCTTAtgctagaatttatttttttttactaatgtgACTATCAAACTTTTCCCATCatgtgtatttaaaataaaattctttcCTTTAGGGAGAAACCAAGAACAGAAAATTTCAGTACAAGAAATGAAGGTGCAGAATCTTACAatactgggtttttggtttttttttaaaaagcactatTATGTAACCTCAAATACAGAGATCATGGTTGTTGGCTATAACTTAGATTACAATCAGGTGTTTTCTGGTCTTTAAATACATATTAGCTATGCAGAATTCCATGCGTGTATTCTTAAAGTGTCTTGGTTGCATCCCTTCTTTGCATTTACAAAGATGACCTGAACATTTGTAGGTAGTATTTAGGTAAGTTTAGCTCCATCTTTTGGGAACAGTTTTTGCTGGCAGTGAAAGTGGAGGAGTTGAGGACTGGGGCGCATCTCCTTTCTTATAAGCttaaaagaatcatagaaagtttcTAAAACGCATTTGAACTGTTTAATTGTGCAAAATTTTATTTAGGGACTTATTTATTAAGTCTGTTTTCCACAGAGTCAAGTCCATCTATCCACAGGAGAATTAACAGGAAAATTAAAACTGTACATGTAAGTAAGTTTTGCCACAGGCCATAGGAACAAAGACCTTTGCCCATGCTTTTGCAGAGTTTGCTTCTACcttaataaatagttttttaGTGGTTCAGTGTAGCGTTTTATTCGGAAgccaaaaaacccagcaacattaacattttatagattcatagattgtaagcccggaagggaccttggacagtcattggatccagccccctgcaccaaggaAATGATTTTAGTAATAAaagctgcctatacatgtgctggggggtgggaggagaaccactctaattaaagagtgGTTCTTAGAGAACTGCCCTAATTAAGATGCTGCAGTGTTACAGGTATTAAGCCTCTGCACGTTTAAGAATGGTctcaggggcgctttaactaaaacctTATTTGACaaagtttagttaaagtgcccccatggccattttaaaatatgctaggggcttaatacacgtgattgTGCGGCAacactggagtgttctaatttGAACATGAAGGAGCATGTTGTCataacccaaagttgtgattttttgtttgtgtgtgtgtgcttcggtaccgctaaattatttcccgacatttttgtcactttctttgcacagtagagctctctgctgctagagagagctctggtgcaatgggggatttcccgccaaattacagcttctttgcagtgtgcatctcttttgcatcgtagtgatacacgctgtaaagaagttcccgccatttgtattagggtccacgccatgttattggccgactcctaatttaggcacacgtggcagctagcgattggcttgctagctgtacataaggcttgggtagtttccgcccaagctggaggagcgAGGAGAGAggtattctgtgtgaagatctccaagcgctgtggaccctcgcggatccggcgcgcctcccctaagcaggcagagagaggcaatagaaccgagcctatggagctttcgcttctcgcctctccccgtcgccaagcgcaatcctagacgtatccctttcctataatttcggaccccgcggagcctagcaaactccggggaaaacgtatcggacccgcggagcctgaatgactccggggaaacttttcgacttcaacttaaccggacccgcggagcctagcaaactccgtgggagcaatcgttttgtcagagtcctccaatgagggttcaagcgggagctgtgcctggaaacttatccagcccacaccgataccatctttgggtgtaagtaaacaatcttttcaatcaactgttacgcctctgtgactaattctaactcgcgtgcacaagaccatcccgcggtttctccTGCCCCGCGTGTACGGGCTgatggccacagcccgtgtgcaccggagacgggtccggtacgaccccggttcgcccccggcttgcccgtGGCGGCCAGAATGGAATCAGAATCACCGCCgtgcatggcgacgagggcgggctcggggcccggcccgcacacacgTGTGTAGGCAGCCGAGGTGATCAACTGAGACATGATTTGGTGAGTCTGAAAgtaatggattttaaaaagttactTTACTTTCTCCTTCCTGAtgcaccaaaaaagaaaaaaacccagaaaaacatCTTGTATTATTTTTACAGTAATTCCTCAGCATTGCTAAATTTAGTTTGCATCTACCCTGCAGCAAAAGACATGGAATTCATAGGAGATAACATTCTTTTGCTATGTTTCAGAAATGCTAGGTGTTATTTGGGCTGCTCTGGGAAAGTTCATATTGGGTATGTGAAAATAATCATGAGTGCTAAATAAGACTTCAGAGAAGTAACCTGAAAATCTGTTTTAGCATAGCCTAACATGACTGTTGACCCATAGAAATTTGGTGTGGCTTGACAAGCCTGTGGTTAAAAAGCAAGCCATGAAAGCACCATTAATATTTGTGAGGTAGGAAGATAGGTTTGTCTGTGTACCAAATGAATAAAAATTCTTGAAAAGTTCTTAAAAATGCAGTTACTTAGTTAAATATCTATTATAGCAAATGGCAGAAAAACGGTTTTGGATTCTATCCTTTTGTGTATCTGTAAACAGCTGATAatacctttcttctttttttaatggaaaattgctCATAGTAAATGCAGTAAAATTGAATGTTTATGGAACTATGTACAAGCATATTCAAGAAATCTTGTCTCctgcctctgtctgtctgtctgtctgtccattcATAGAGCAGCTAGTGTTCAAATATTAAACTCATTAAGAATTTTCTGTTAAAGTTACCCTAATGCAGCATTAAAAtagatacagaaaaaaataaagtttttctttttaattaaagacACGGCTTACAAGGCATTCAGGGTAATTCTTGGtttaaaaatctttttgtttGTCGAATGGCAAGTAAGAAAAATAGatcttctttaaaataaaaaacaagcagctgctgctttgagATGTTAAGTGGATAATGTCATGGGGAAAAATATACTACTTAAAAATAGTTTTGAATAGATCAAATTTCTCAATTTCTGTGCCAGACTCAATCCAGTTGGATcagtttctgtttttttttttaaacactgttgCTTAGGGGCTGTACTGGAGTGAGTGCTTTAGGAGCTAGCCTTGGCTGCAAGGGGAGAAACCTTTTTTGCTGGTAGTCTCTACCTCTGACTCCTTTTAGCAGAGCCTTGCTATGAGGGTCCTTGAGAAAGTATAATGGAAGCACCTCATCTGTATGCCTGGTCAGAGGCTTTGGTGTGACTTTAAAATAGGGAATGTGTATGGGGTCAGAGGTAGTATATTTGAAGAACAGAAGGTTTGTGAGCTTCATGATTAGTATAAAGTTGGCTACTGGGAAAAAGTGATAGTTATGTGTGCAGCAGGTAAAACTGAAAGCTGGATTAGGTGGAAGAAGTATGTTCTGACAGTTGTGAAAATATAGTTGGCTTTATGGAGAGGAGGGTGCTGAATGGTGAACAAGAAAAATCTTCAGATGTAAGGAAAGGGGACTGGAAGTTTTTGAGACTGGTAAACCTGAAAGGAAACTGCAGAATGTAATAGCATTTTGTTCTGGGGAGTGCTAGATTTATTGTTGGTTTGTTGCCTGATATGGTGAATGGGCAGGGTATCCTGGGCAGCTCAGAAAAAAATACAGGGTAGAGGACAGGCCTGTTAGCAAGTTGAGAGGGAAATAATGGCTTGTTATGACTTAGCATGACCTTCCAGTGTGCTCCACAACAACTTCTTGTCTCCATGTGGTCCTGTATTGAAGTTTTAATACTGCTGTTTATGATTGGAACTGAGATACATACTGTGAAATGCGGGGATCGGTTGGAACCTAAGAGTTCTGAATTCTGTGTTGCCAGCAGTGCTGCAACAGGAATAATAAGGGAATACATGTTGATTGTGTGATTGtaaggctgggagggaccttggaagatagGGTCCAgtctcctgcaccaagcaggaaagataactgggggtcaggtgaccccagcaaggtgacggtctagtctcctcttgaagatttccaggatatatgattgcaccacctctggagggagcttattccacagtctggacaccttgactgtaaatcgtttttcctaatgttgagcctgaatcagtcttccagaaatttgtggccattactcctagttttctccTCAGGtgcctggtgaacagttgctcactgagcccttgatgtacttccctagtgtagtggtaagctgctaccaggtcctctctcagccgCCTTTTCcgcaggctgaagagttccaggtaGGTACCTCAGCCTTtcttcgtatggcttgccatataatactctgatcatacaggtgactcttctttggactctctcaagcttgtccatgtccttgttaaagtgtggtgcccagaactgcatgcagtactctagctgtggtctcaccagtgctgagtagagcagaagaatcacctccttggttttgttggagatgcatcgattgatgcatgccaaagtattatttgccctactggctacaacaAGGGTGTCcaacttttttgaatgtggggccggatcatgaactttttatcacccagtgggccagcgagccatattcaaagatgtcacaggaagtggtatcatatccaGAAGTGATGTAaagtgacctttgacaccagtgaagttgcaggggttgacatggtgctggttgacatggcatgcatgcctgggttgacagggtgctgcaggagccgcttggctacaaccgggttgacctggtgctggaaaAGCCGCAGGGCTTGgccagggttaacctggggcccgcctggcctgccggtgccatgcccaggttgacatgcaggacccgcctgggcagaaccgggttggcaccggccagaaaaagcagcatgcagctgaagccggcttcccatgcgctgctggggacgggaggaggctggccaggtctgcactggccagcagaaa
This genomic window contains:
- the STX19 gene encoding syntaxin-19 isoform X1 codes for the protein MLCERNTVTSADKNWYQSLFTTQSQGVGKKMADRLQELKLRTKELQLDEEKSRVPGGKEEQGELEQQAVIYEKEPLTERHLHEIQKLQDDISNLAEEVQKFGQQQKSLVSSMRRFSVLKRESNITREIKIQAEQINKNLEELSKIVKKAEREHGPSSAIARILTSQHAFLFQRFQKTMHLYNDVIIAKQEKCKTFIIRQLEVAGKEISEEEVNEMLQQGKWEVFNENLLTEVKITRAQLSEIEQRHKELVNLENEIKDLKELFIQISLLVEEQGGIIDNIEMNVLHKEFLEDLLYISRIWNAGQLSVNLPSTLTCSVKSSLVATVKSWR
- the STX19 gene encoding syntaxin-19 isoform X2, whose translation is MLCERNTVTSADKNWYQSLFTTQSQGVGKKMADRLQELKLRTKELQLDEEKSRVPGGKEEQGELEQQAVIYEKEPLTERHLHEIQKLQDDISNLAEEVQKFGQQQKSLVSSMRRFSVLKRESNITREIKIQAEQINKNLEELSKIVKKAEREHGPSSAIARILTSQHAFLFQRFQKTMHLYNDVIIAKQEKCKTFIIRQLEVAGKEISEEEVNEMLQQGKWEVFNENLLTEVKITRAQLSEIEQRHKELVNLENEIKDLKELFIQISLLVEEQGGIIDNIEMNVSNTQDYVQTSKEKFRLAVKYRKRNPCKTLCCWCCPCCR
- the STX19 gene encoding syntaxin-19 isoform X3, which gives rise to MADRLQELKLRTKELQLDEEKSRVPGGKEEQGELEQQAVIYEKEPLTERHLHEIQKLQDDISNLAEEVQKFGQQQKSLVSSMRRFSVLKRESNITREIKIQAEQINKNLEELSKIVKKAEREHGPSSAIARILTSQHAFLFQRFQKTMHLYNDVIIAKQEKCKTFIIRQLEVAGKEISEEEVNEMLQQGKWEVFNENLLTEVKITRAQLSEIEQRHKELVNLENEIKDLKELFIQISLLVEEQGGIIDNIEMNVLHKEFLEDLLYISRIWNAGQLSVNLPSTLTCSVKSSLVATVKSWR